Proteins co-encoded in one Euleptes europaea isolate rEulEur1 chromosome 1, rEulEur1.hap1, whole genome shotgun sequence genomic window:
- the GPRC5C gene encoding G-protein coupled receptor family C group 5 member C: MVATPRILLLCLWLLALPIDVCLAQETPPPGCGKDLQSIYYNLCDLTAAWGIVLEAVASFGVVTSFVLTVILVASTPFVQDHRKKSLIGTQAFFLLGTFGLFCLTFTFIVKQYFSTCASRRFLFGVLFAICFSCLVAHSLSLNFLARRNHGPRGWVTFGVALLLVLVEVIINAEWLIITVVRNSGASKDPCLVDNADFVMALIYVMFLQVASFVATWPVLCGRYKHWRKHAVFILLTTSFSMAIWVVWIVMYVYGNKQEGNLSWDDPTLAIALISNACVFVFFYVIPEISQLIRPGPEQVYEDDVYPTRGVGYETILKEQKSQSMFVENKAFSMDEPSSAKKPVSPYSGYNGQILTSVYQPTEMALMHKGPTEGTYDVILPRATANSQVMGSANSTLRAEDAYLSQNKQPVTQKDGKSGQASSPYIKSRW, encoded by the exons ATGGTGGCTACACCCAGGATACTGCTGCTATGCCTCTGGCTCTTAGCACTTCCCATTGATGTGTGCTTGGCGCAAGAGACCCCTCCGCCAGGATGTGGTAAGGACCTTCAATCCATCTACTACAACCTCTGTGACCTGACAGCAGCCTGGGGCATTGTGTTGGAGGCGGTGGCTAGTTTTGGTGTTGTGACCAGCTTTGTCCTCACTGTTATCTTGGTGGCCAGCACGCCTTTTGTCCAGGACCACAGGAAGAAAAGCTTAATAGGGACtcaagctttttttttgttgGGCACCTTCGGGCTGTTCTGCCTGACATTTACCTTCATTGTCAAGCAATATTTTTCGACGTGTGCCTCACGACGTTTCCTCTTCGGCGTCCTCTTTGCTATTTGCTTCTCTTGCCTGGTTGCCCATTCCCTCAGCCTGAATTTCCTCGCCCGGCGGAACCATGGTCCCCGGGGGTGGGTTACCTTTGGTGTGGCTttgcttcttgttttggttgaggTGATTATCAATGCGGAGTGGCTCATTATCACTGTAGTGAGGAATAGCGGTGCATCCAAGGACCCCTGCCTTGTGGACAATGCTGATTTCGTCATGGCGCTCATCTATGTCATGTTCTTGCAAGTGGCTAGCTTTGTTGCCACTTGGCCTGTCTTGTGTGGACGGTATAAGCATTGGAGGAAACATGCTGTCTTCATCCTCCTCACCACTTCATTTTCCATGGCCATCTGGGTGGTGTGGATTGTCATGTATGTTTACGGCAACAAGCAGGAAGGCAACTTATCTTGGGACGACCCAACGCTGGCGATTGCTCTCATCTCCAATGCCTGTGTCTTTGTCTTCTTTTACGTCATCCCTGAGATTTCTCAGTTGATCAGACCAGGGCCAGAGCAGGTCTATGAGGATGATGTCTACCCTACCAGGGGAGTGGGATATGAAACAATCCTCAAGGAGCAGAAATCCCAGAGCATGTTTGTGGAGAACAAAGCCTTCTCAATGGATGAACCTTCTTCAG CTAAAAAACCCGTGTCACCATACAGTGGATACAATGGGCAGATACTGACAAGTGTGTACCAGCCCACAGAGATGGCTCTCATGCACAAAGGGCCT ACGGAAGGCACCTATGATGTTATCCTCCCGCGTGCCACAGCCAACAGCCAAGTGATGGGCAGTGCCAATTCCACACTGCGTGCCGAGGATGCCTACCTTTCACAGAACAAGCAGCCAGTGAcacagaaggatggaaagagtggacag GCCTCATCTCCATATATCAAGAGCAGATGGTAA